A genomic stretch from Frigoribacterium sp. PvP032 includes:
- a CDS encoding glycerol-3-phosphate dehydrogenase/oxidase, whose protein sequence is MATTATESLSAKLGPDERERAVEALKTEELDILVIGGGIVGAGSALDAVTRGLNVGIVEARDWGSGTSSRSSKLVHGGIRYLEQLNFRLVREALIERGLLLQRLAPHLVKPVRFLYPLSKPVYERFYIGAGMALYDIFSWTGGRPPGVPHHRHLTKTQVLRAIPSLSKDAVVGGLTYYDAQVDDARYVSSLVRTASSYGAHAASRVRVEGFVKVGERVVGVKAHDYQTGEHFEIRAKQVVNATGVWTDDTQAMVGERGQFKVRASKGVHLVVPRDRIHSDMGMIFRTEKSVLFVIPWGRHWLVGTTDTDWDLDKAHPAATAADIDYILEHVNKVMAVPLTRDDVEGVYAGLRPLLAGESDQTSKLSREHIVAHTVPGLVVVAGGKWTTYRVMAEDAIDEAVAALDGRIPESTTMEIPLLGAEGYHAAWNKRGKIAKQLGVHRVRVEHLLNRYGTLTDEVLALVRERPELAEPLPGADDYIGAEVVYAASHESALHLEDVLARRTRISIEAWDRGESAAPVAAKLMAEVLGWSDAETEEEVGNYLKRVAAERASQLEPDDESADRVRLEAPDITFGFDEDDMVVPGADQGGAPKPGEDVVEPAGTPADDTSADAPGGRAS, encoded by the coding sequence ATGGCCACGACCGCGACCGAATCCCTCTCCGCGAAGCTCGGGCCAGACGAGCGCGAGCGCGCCGTCGAGGCGCTGAAGACCGAGGAGCTCGACATCCTCGTGATCGGGGGCGGCATCGTCGGGGCAGGCTCTGCTCTCGACGCCGTCACGCGTGGCCTGAACGTGGGCATCGTCGAGGCGCGCGACTGGGGCTCCGGCACGTCGAGCCGCTCGTCGAAGCTCGTGCACGGCGGAATCCGCTACCTCGAGCAGCTCAACTTCCGTCTCGTGCGCGAGGCCCTGATCGAGCGCGGCCTGCTGCTGCAGCGGCTCGCGCCGCACCTCGTCAAGCCCGTCCGGTTCCTCTACCCGCTGAGCAAGCCGGTCTACGAGCGCTTCTACATCGGCGCCGGCATGGCCCTGTACGACATCTTCAGCTGGACGGGCGGTCGGCCGCCCGGGGTGCCCCACCACCGCCACCTCACGAAGACGCAGGTGCTGCGCGCCATCCCGAGCCTCTCGAAGGACGCGGTCGTGGGCGGCCTCACCTACTACGACGCCCAGGTCGACGACGCCCGCTACGTCTCGTCGCTGGTGCGTACCGCCTCGAGCTACGGTGCCCACGCCGCCAGCCGCGTGCGGGTCGAGGGCTTCGTCAAGGTCGGCGAGCGCGTCGTCGGCGTGAAGGCTCACGACTATCAGACGGGCGAGCACTTCGAGATCCGCGCGAAGCAGGTCGTGAACGCGACCGGCGTCTGGACGGACGACACCCAGGCCATGGTCGGCGAGCGAGGCCAGTTCAAGGTCCGCGCGTCGAAGGGCGTGCACCTCGTGGTGCCCCGCGACCGCATCCACTCCGACATGGGCATGATCTTCCGCACCGAGAAGAGCGTCCTGTTCGTCATCCCGTGGGGTCGCCACTGGCTGGTCGGCACGACCGACACCGACTGGGACCTCGACAAGGCGCACCCGGCGGCGACGGCGGCCGACATCGACTACATCCTCGAGCACGTCAACAAGGTGATGGCCGTGCCCCTCACCCGCGACGACGTCGAGGGCGTCTACGCCGGTCTCCGGCCCCTGCTGGCCGGCGAGTCCGACCAGACGTCGAAGCTGTCGCGTGAGCACATCGTCGCGCACACGGTGCCCGGCCTCGTGGTCGTCGCCGGCGGCAAGTGGACGACCTACCGCGTGATGGCCGAGGACGCGATCGACGAGGCGGTCGCCGCGCTCGACGGCCGGATTCCCGAGAGCACGACGATGGAGATCCCGCTGCTCGGCGCCGAGGGCTACCACGCCGCCTGGAACAAGCGCGGCAAGATCGCGAAGCAGCTGGGCGTGCACCGGGTGCGCGTTGAGCACCTGCTGAACCGCTACGGCACGTTGACCGACGAGGTCCTCGCGCTGGTGCGCGAGCGTCCCGAGCTGGCCGAGCCACTGCCGGGCGCCGACGACTACATCGGGGCCGAGGTCGTCTACGCGGCCAGCCACGAGAGCGCGCTCCACCTCGAAGACGTGCTGGCGAGGCGGACCCGAATCTCGATCGAGGCGTGGGACAGGGGCGAGTCCGCCGCTCCCGTGGCCGCGAAGCTGATGGCCGAGGTGCTCGGCTGGTCCGACGCCGAGACCGAGGAGGAGGTCGGCAACTACCTCAAGCGCGTCGCGGCAGAGCGCGCGAGCCAGCTCGAGCCCGACGACGAGTCCGCCGACCGGGTCCGCCTCGAGGCGCCCGACATCACCTTCGGCTTCGACGAGGACGACATGGTCGTGCCCGGCGCCGACCAGGGCGGGGCGCCGAAGCCCGGCGAGGACGTCGTCGAGCCCGCGGGGACCCCGGCCGACGACACGTCGGCGGACGCCCCGGGCGGTCGCGCGAGCTAG
- a CDS encoding GuaB3 family IMP dehydrogenase-related protein, giving the protein MTEVEIGVSKRARRAYAFDDIAIVPSRRTRDPRDVSVSWSIDAFHFESPIIAAPMDSVVSPATAIRIGELGGLGVLDLEGVWTRYDDPEAVLAEIRDLPEDETVARMQQIYAEPIKPELVTARIAEIRAAGVPVAGSLSPQRTQDLYQTVVDAGVDLFVIRGTTVSAEHVSKTTEPLNLKKFIYELDVPVIVGGASTYTSALHLMRTGAAGVLVGFGGGAASTTRASLGIHAPMATAVADVAGARRDYLDESGGRYVHVIADGGLGTSGDIVKAVACGADAVMLGAALARATDVPGGGYHWGAEAHHPELPRGRRVHVGQVGTLEKILYGPADSVDGQANIIGALRRSMATTGYSDLKEFQRSEVVVAPYQPH; this is encoded by the coding sequence GTGACTGAGGTAGAGATCGGCGTTTCCAAGCGCGCGCGCCGCGCCTATGCGTTCGACGACATCGCGATCGTCCCGAGCCGGCGCACCCGCGACCCTCGGGACGTGTCCGTGAGCTGGTCGATCGACGCGTTCCACTTCGAGTCGCCGATCATCGCGGCGCCGATGGACTCGGTCGTGAGCCCGGCCACGGCCATCCGCATCGGCGAGCTCGGCGGCCTCGGCGTCCTCGACCTCGAGGGCGTCTGGACACGGTACGACGACCCGGAGGCGGTGCTCGCGGAGATCCGCGACCTGCCCGAGGACGAGACGGTCGCCCGCATGCAGCAGATCTACGCCGAGCCGATCAAGCCCGAGCTCGTGACGGCGCGCATCGCCGAGATCCGTGCGGCGGGCGTGCCCGTCGCCGGCTCGCTCAGCCCGCAGCGCACGCAGGACCTGTACCAGACGGTCGTCGACGCCGGTGTCGACCTCTTCGTCATCCGGGGCACGACGGTCTCGGCCGAGCACGTGTCGAAGACGACCGAGCCGCTCAACCTCAAGAAGTTCATCTACGAGCTGGACGTGCCGGTCATCGTCGGAGGCGCCTCCACGTACACCTCGGCGCTGCACCTGATGCGCACGGGCGCGGCGGGCGTCCTCGTCGGGTTCGGCGGCGGCGCGGCCAGCACGACCCGCGCCTCCCTGGGCATCCACGCGCCGATGGCGACCGCGGTCGCCGACGTCGCCGGGGCGCGTCGCGACTACCTCGACGAGTCGGGCGGGCGCTACGTCCACGTCATCGCCGACGGCGGGCTCGGCACCTCGGGCGACATCGTCAAGGCCGTCGCCTGCGGCGCTGACGCCGTCATGCTGGGGGCCGCGCTCGCACGCGCCACCGACGTGCCCGGCGGCGGGTACCACTGGGGCGCCGAGGCGCACCACCCCGAGCTGCCGCGTGGTCGTCGTGTGCACGTGGGCCAGGTGGGCACCCTCGAGAAGATCCTCTACGGGCCGGCGGACTCGGTCGACGGCCAGGCCAACATCATCGGCGCGCTCCGCCGGTCGATGGCGACGACCGGCTACAGCGACCTCAAGGAGTTCCAGCGCAGCGAGGTCGTCGTCGCTCCCTACCAGCCGCACTAG
- a CDS encoding type IV toxin-antitoxin system AbiEi family antitoxin domain-containing protein — protein MDAAVTPHLVLSAELTASGQDDRALARACRAGSLTRIGPGAYVPSPEWSTFDPRQQHLHRAVAVQRKRRRGLVLSHETAAIAWGLPSWGWPRGPAEFVDPGGGAPRSEHLVRIRAAALGQEDVVDLDGVLVTSMRRTVLDLLTTRGRQQAVVLVDDVLHRGRLERAELADLIGSRPSARARRRAAWAVGFGDAGAESPGESVSRVCAHDSGLVAPVLQKECRDADGLIGYADFFFPDPACPERGSLGEFDGEVKYLGGAHRAGRTPEQVVLDEKLREDRLRAMPTTVGLARWTRHDLARPGRLAQLLFAAGTARRR, from the coding sequence ATGGACGCCGCCGTGACCCCTCACCTCGTCCTGTCTGCAGAGCTGACCGCCAGCGGACAGGACGACCGAGCGCTGGCGCGCGCCTGCCGAGCAGGATCGCTGACGCGGATCGGCCCGGGCGCCTACGTCCCCTCCCCCGAGTGGTCGACCTTCGACCCTCGTCAGCAGCACCTGCACCGCGCCGTGGCCGTGCAGAGGAAGCGGCGGCGGGGGCTCGTCCTGTCCCACGAGACAGCGGCGATCGCGTGGGGCCTTCCCTCCTGGGGCTGGCCACGTGGCCCCGCGGAGTTCGTCGACCCCGGCGGCGGGGCTCCGCGCAGCGAGCACCTGGTCCGCATCAGGGCGGCGGCCCTGGGGCAGGAGGACGTCGTCGACCTCGACGGGGTGCTGGTGACCTCGATGCGGCGGACCGTGCTGGACCTGCTCACGACCCGAGGGCGGCAGCAGGCGGTCGTGCTGGTCGACGACGTGCTGCACCGCGGACGTCTCGAGCGAGCAGAGCTCGCCGACCTCATCGGGTCCCGCCCGAGCGCCCGCGCGAGGCGGCGGGCTGCCTGGGCGGTCGGCTTCGGCGACGCCGGCGCAGAGTCTCCGGGCGAATCGGTCAGCCGAGTGTGCGCCCACGATTCCGGACTCGTCGCGCCCGTGCTGCAGAAGGAGTGCCGGGACGCGGACGGGCTCATCGGCTACGCCGACTTCTTCTTCCCGGACCCCGCGTGCCCAGAGAGGGGCAGCCTGGGTGAGTTCGACGGCGAGGTGAAGTACCTGGGCGGAGCCCACCGCGCCGGCCGGACGCCGGAACAGGTCGTGCTCGACGAGAAGCTCCGGGAGGATCGCCTCCGTGCCATGCCGACCACGGTCGGACTGGCACGCTGGACCCGGCACGACCTCGCGCGGCCGGGGCGGCTCGCGCAGCTCTTGTTCGCGGCCGGGACAGCACGTCGACGGTGA
- the guaB gene encoding IMP dehydrogenase translates to MDQPDPFGFIGLTYDDVMLLPGRTDVIPSEADTSSRLTKRIRVAVPLLSAAMDTVTESRMAIAMARQGGIGIIHRNLSIEDQAAHVDKVKRSESGMITNPVTTSPDATVAEVDALCGQFRVSGLPVIERDGTLVGIITNRDMRFVSPFEMQTTFVRDVMTKAPLITASEGVDPDSAVAIFAQHKIEKLPLVDESGKLRGLITVKDFDKSEKYPDATKDDEGRLRVGAAIGFFGDAWKRACALRDAGVDVLVVDTANGESAGELDMIKRIKADPSFAAIDVIGGNVATRSGAEALIEAGADAIKVGVGPGSICTTRVVSGVGVPQVTAVYEASLAAREAGVPVIADGGLQYSGDIAKALVAGADTVMLGSLLAGCDESPGDLVFVNGKQFKNYRGMGSLGAMQTRGKNTSYSKDRYFQADVPTDDKLIPEGVEGQVPYRGALGNVVYQLTGGLRQSMFYVGGRTVDELKMKGKFVRITAAGLKESHPHDLQMVVEAPNYRR, encoded by the coding sequence ATGGACCAGCCGGATCCGTTCGGATTCATCGGACTCACGTACGACGACGTCATGCTCCTCCCCGGGCGCACCGACGTGATCCCGAGTGAGGCAGACACCTCGTCGCGCCTCACCAAGCGCATCCGCGTCGCCGTCCCGCTGCTCTCCGCCGCGATGGACACGGTCACCGAGTCGCGCATGGCGATCGCCATGGCCCGACAGGGCGGCATCGGCATCATCCACCGCAACCTGTCGATCGAAGACCAGGCGGCGCACGTCGACAAGGTCAAGCGCAGCGAGTCGGGCATGATCACGAACCCCGTCACGACGTCTCCGGACGCGACCGTGGCCGAGGTCGACGCCCTCTGCGGCCAGTTCCGCGTCTCCGGCCTGCCGGTGATCGAGCGGGACGGCACCCTCGTCGGCATCATCACGAACCGCGACATGCGCTTCGTGTCGCCCTTCGAGATGCAGACGACCTTCGTCCGCGACGTGATGACGAAGGCTCCGCTGATCACCGCCTCCGAGGGAGTCGACCCCGACTCTGCCGTGGCGATCTTCGCCCAGCACAAGATCGAGAAGCTGCCCCTCGTCGACGAGTCCGGCAAGCTGCGCGGCCTCATCACCGTGAAGGACTTCGACAAGAGCGAGAAGTACCCCGACGCCACGAAGGACGACGAGGGCCGTCTCCGCGTCGGCGCCGCGATCGGCTTCTTCGGCGACGCCTGGAAGCGCGCCTGCGCGCTCCGCGACGCGGGCGTCGACGTGCTCGTCGTCGACACCGCCAACGGCGAGAGCGCCGGCGAGCTCGACATGATCAAGCGCATCAAGGCCGACCCGTCGTTCGCCGCGATCGACGTCATCGGCGGCAACGTCGCGACCCGCTCGGGCGCCGAGGCGCTCATCGAGGCCGGCGCCGACGCCATCAAGGTCGGCGTGGGCCCCGGCTCGATCTGCACCACCCGTGTCGTGTCCGGCGTGGGCGTGCCGCAGGTCACCGCCGTGTACGAGGCGTCGCTCGCCGCGCGGGAGGCCGGCGTGCCGGTCATCGCGGACGGCGGCCTGCAGTACTCGGGCGACATCGCGAAGGCGCTCGTCGCCGGCGCGGACACCGTCATGCTCGGCTCGCTGCTCGCCGGCTGCGACGAGAGCCCCGGCGACCTCGTCTTCGTCAACGGCAAGCAGTTCAAGAACTACCGCGGCATGGGCTCGCTCGGGGCCATGCAGACCCGCGGCAAGAACACGTCGTACTCGAAAGACCGGTACTTCCAGGCCGACGTCCCCACCGACGACAAGCTGATCCCCGAGGGCGTCGAGGGCCAGGTGCCCTACCGCGGCGCTCTCGGCAACGTCGTCTACCAGCTCACGGGCGGCCTGCGCCAGTCGATGTTCTACGTCGGCGGCCGCACGGTCGACGAGCTGAAGATGAAGGGCAAGTTCGTGCGCATCACGGCGGCCGGCCTCAAGGAGAGCCACCCGCACGACCTGCAGATGGTCGTCGAGGCGCCCAACTACCGCCGCTAG
- a CDS encoding branched-chain amino acid ABC transporter permease produces the protein MKPDTTIAPRALRPALIVTVLALLLGLAGSFVSVMLAPAAAHASGGATASCTVDPATGCIQGSIRTSEGEPASGVVLQVAGPGGFEQTAEVDGTGRWALPVTEAGQYTVTLDTDSLPDGQFLTNAEQDERMVNATLGANAGVIFQLSETEGATTGGAQASSFSWDRVAQQFASGIRLGLLLALAAIGLSLIYGTTGLSSFSHGEQVTLGGLLAYVFANQLGMNIFLAATLTVVICAATGFLQDAAIWKPLRKKGLSLTQLMIVTIGLSIALQYAFQYFFGAATVRIQTANPTTITLAGVTLTVQSYVAMGISIVVLVLTGLFLTKTRTGRATRAVSDNPALAAASGIDVDRIIRLVWTLAAGLAGLSGVMLGLVLNGVNWMTGLQILLLMFAAVTLGGLGTSFGALVGSLIIGVIVELTNLVLPGDFKYATALLILIVILLFRPQGIFGRAERIG, from the coding sequence GTGAAACCCGACACGACCATCGCACCGCGCGCGCTGCGGCCTGCCCTGATCGTCACCGTCCTCGCGCTGTTGCTCGGCCTCGCCGGCTCCTTCGTCTCGGTGATGCTGGCGCCCGCCGCAGCCCACGCGTCCGGCGGTGCCACCGCCTCGTGCACCGTCGACCCCGCGACCGGCTGCATCCAGGGCAGCATCCGCACCTCGGAGGGCGAGCCCGCGAGCGGGGTCGTCCTGCAGGTCGCCGGCCCCGGCGGCTTCGAGCAGACGGCGGAGGTGGACGGCACCGGCCGCTGGGCGCTGCCCGTCACCGAGGCCGGCCAGTACACGGTCACCCTCGACACCGACTCGCTGCCCGACGGCCAGTTCCTCACCAACGCGGAGCAGGACGAGCGGATGGTGAACGCCACGCTCGGCGCCAACGCCGGCGTGATCTTCCAGCTCAGCGAGACCGAGGGCGCCACCACCGGCGGCGCACAGGCCTCGTCGTTCAGCTGGGACCGCGTCGCACAGCAGTTCGCGTCCGGCATCCGCCTCGGCCTCCTGCTGGCCCTCGCGGCCATCGGCCTCTCGCTGATCTACGGCACCACGGGCCTCAGCAGCTTCTCGCACGGTGAGCAGGTCACCCTCGGCGGGCTCCTCGCCTACGTCTTCGCGAACCAGCTCGGCATGAACATCTTCCTGGCGGCGACGCTGACGGTGGTCATCTGTGCCGCGACCGGGTTCCTGCAGGACGCGGCGATCTGGAAACCGCTGCGGAAGAAGGGGCTCAGCCTCACCCAGCTGATGATCGTCACGATCGGCCTCTCGATCGCGCTGCAGTACGCGTTCCAGTACTTCTTCGGCGCCGCGACGGTGCGCATCCAGACGGCCAACCCGACGACGATCACGCTCGCCGGGGTCACCCTGACCGTGCAGTCCTACGTGGCGATGGGCATCTCGATCGTCGTGCTCGTGCTGACCGGGCTGTTCCTCACCAAGACCCGCACCGGCCGCGCCACCCGCGCCGTCTCGGACAACCCGGCGCTGGCCGCCGCGTCCGGCATCGACGTCGACCGCATCATCCGCCTGGTCTGGACGCTGGCCGCCGGCCTCGCGGGCCTCTCCGGCGTGATGCTCGGCCTCGTGCTCAACGGCGTCAACTGGATGACCGGCCTGCAGATCCTGCTGCTCATGTTCGCGGCCGTCACGCTCGGCGGACTGGGCACCTCCTTCGGGGCGCTCGTCGGCTCGCTCATCATCGGCGTCATCGTCGAGCTCACCAACCTGGTGCTCCCGGGTGACTTCAAGTACGCCACCGCACTGCTCATCCTGATCGTCATCCTGCTGTTCCGGCCGCAGGGCATCTTCGGTCGCGCCGAGCGGATCGGTTGA
- a CDS encoding branched-chain amino acid ABC transporter permease: MDYVIDLIRQLTGEALAPTTAAFALAAIGLNIHFGFTGLINMGQAAFLLVGAYGFAISLVNGLPLGLAVLIGLAGGLVFALILGVPTLKLRGDYLAIVTICAAEIIRMVGRSSILTDVTGGSNGITGSSYRDPFTALSPLPDGQTTILWFTYDNNGVNGWWIRIVAWALVALLCLIVFLLSRSPWGRVLKGIREDEDAVRSLGKNVFSYKMQALVFGGVIGSLAGIIYVLPSSVQPDALGRSTTFFIWTALLLGGAATVFGPVLGAILFFVVRLLIRTLAGDFIPASIMSNQQADQFSYVLVGIALMCLIIFRPQGILGNKKELSFSV, encoded by the coding sequence ATGGACTACGTCATCGACCTCATCCGCCAGCTCACCGGCGAGGCGCTCGCCCCGACCACCGCGGCGTTCGCGCTCGCGGCCATCGGACTCAACATCCACTTCGGCTTCACCGGCCTGATCAACATGGGCCAGGCGGCTTTCCTGCTCGTCGGCGCCTACGGCTTCGCGATCTCGCTCGTCAACGGCCTGCCCCTCGGGCTCGCCGTGCTCATCGGCCTCGCCGGCGGTCTCGTGTTCGCGCTGATCCTCGGCGTGCCGACGCTGAAGCTCAGGGGCGACTACCTCGCCATCGTGACCATCTGCGCCGCGGAGATCATCCGCATGGTCGGCCGCTCGAGCATCCTCACGGACGTGACGGGCGGCTCCAACGGCATCACGGGCTCGTCCTACCGCGACCCCTTCACCGCCCTGTCGCCGCTGCCCGACGGGCAGACCACGATCCTGTGGTTCACCTACGACAACAACGGCGTCAACGGCTGGTGGATCCGCATCGTCGCCTGGGCGCTCGTCGCCCTGCTCTGCCTCATCGTGTTCCTGCTCAGCCGCAGCCCCTGGGGCCGCGTGCTCAAGGGCATCCGCGAGGACGAGGACGCCGTGCGCAGCCTCGGCAAGAACGTCTTCTCGTACAAGATGCAGGCGCTGGTCTTCGGAGGCGTGATCGGCTCGTTGGCGGGCATCATCTACGTGCTGCCCTCGTCGGTGCAGCCGGACGCCCTCGGCCGCTCGACGACGTTCTTCATCTGGACGGCCCTGCTGCTGGGAGGCGCCGCGACGGTGTTCGGACCGGTGCTGGGAGCGATCCTCTTCTTCGTCGTCCGCCTCCTGATCCGCACCCTGGCAGGCGACTTCATCCCGGCGAGCATCATGAGCAACCAGCAGGCGGACCAGTTCTCGTACGTCCTCGTCGGGATCGCCCTGATGTGCCTCATCATCTTCCGCCCGCAAGGGATCCTCGGGAACAAGAAGGAGTTGTCGTTCAGTGTCTGA
- a CDS encoding ABC transporter ATP-binding protein has product MLRGKLSSVERTPGSAKPDSILTVDNVVRRFGGMTAVDVQHVEVQRGAITALIGPNGAGKTTFFNLLTGFDKASSAPTTFKRGADTAKWVFDGKPMGNVGAAKVARAGMVRTFQLTKALSRLTVMQNMLLGARDQPGENFFVGIVPPLWRAREREITDKAEDLLHRFKLHEKKDDYAGSLSGGQRKLLEMARALMSDPEMIMLDEPMAGVNPALTQSLLGHIQSLRDEGTTVLFVEHDMHMVRHISDWVIVMAEGKVVAEGPADTVMDDQAVIDAYLGAHHDTDLGDDSLLTDAVLEELEQEVAAEDAARADDATSASPTTGSAGTGGGTPGRDLPGSPDPSTPAATNAADGQQSGDKR; this is encoded by the coding sequence GTGCTGCGCGGCAAGCTCAGCAGCGTCGAGCGCACCCCCGGCTCGGCCAAGCCCGACTCGATCCTCACCGTCGACAACGTCGTCCGTCGCTTCGGCGGCATGACCGCCGTCGACGTGCAGCACGTCGAGGTGCAGCGCGGCGCCATCACCGCGCTGATCGGCCCGAACGGCGCCGGCAAGACGACCTTCTTCAACCTGCTGACCGGGTTCGACAAGGCGTCGTCGGCACCGACCACCTTCAAGCGCGGGGCCGACACGGCCAAGTGGGTCTTCGACGGCAAGCCGATGGGCAACGTCGGCGCCGCCAAGGTCGCCCGTGCCGGCATGGTGCGCACGTTCCAGCTGACGAAGGCGCTCTCGCGCCTCACCGTCATGCAGAACATGCTGCTCGGCGCCCGTGACCAGCCCGGCGAGAACTTCTTCGTCGGCATCGTGCCGCCGCTCTGGCGTGCCCGCGAGCGCGAGATCACGGACAAGGCGGAAGACCTGCTGCACCGCTTCAAGCTGCACGAGAAGAAGGACGACTACGCGGGCAGCCTCTCCGGCGGCCAGCGCAAGCTCCTCGAGATGGCCCGTGCCCTGATGAGCGACCCCGAGATGATCATGCTCGACGAGCCGATGGCCGGCGTGAACCCGGCCCTGACGCAGTCGCTGCTCGGCCACATCCAGAGCCTCCGCGACGAGGGCACCACCGTGCTCTTCGTCGAGCACGACATGCACATGGTGCGGCACATCTCCGACTGGGTCATCGTCATGGCCGAGGGCAAGGTCGTGGCCGAGGGCCCGGCCGACACGGTGATGGACGACCAGGCCGTCATCGACGCCTACCTCGGCGCGCACCACGACACCGACCTGGGCGACGACTCGCTGCTGACGGACGCGGTGCTCGAGGAGCTCGAGCAGGAGGTGGCGGCCGAGGACGCGGCACGCGCGGACGACGCGACCAGCGCCTCCCCGACCACCGGCTCTGCCGGCACCGGCGGCGGGACGCCCGGGCGCGACCTGCCCGGCTCCCCCGACCCGTCGACCCCGGCGGCCACGAACGCGGCCGACGGCCAGCAGAGCGGAGACAAGCGATGA
- a CDS encoding ABC transporter ATP-binding protein, which produces MHPGTEKFAGIEPIMNASDLTAGYLPGVNILNGCDLVCYPGELIGIIGPNGAGKSTLLKALFGLVKIHSGSVTLGGEDITNLKANKLVQAGVGFVPQTNNVFPSLTIEENLQMGMFLRPKLFAERLEYIYDLFPVLGDRRGQRAGSLSGGERQSVAMARALMMDPKVLLLDEPSAGLSPVRQDETFIRTRRINKAGVSVIMVEQNARRCLQICDRGYVLDQGRNAYSGTGRELADDPKVIELYLGTLAKDVNESH; this is translated from the coding sequence ATGCACCCCGGCACGGAGAAGTTCGCCGGCATCGAGCCGATCATGAACGCCAGCGACCTCACCGCGGGCTACCTGCCAGGGGTGAACATCCTCAACGGGTGCGACCTGGTCTGCTACCCCGGCGAGCTGATCGGCATCATCGGCCCGAACGGCGCCGGCAAGTCGACGCTGCTGAAGGCCCTGTTCGGCCTCGTCAAGATCCACTCGGGCAGCGTCACGCTCGGCGGCGAGGACATCACGAACCTCAAGGCCAACAAGCTCGTGCAGGCCGGGGTCGGCTTCGTCCCGCAGACGAACAACGTGTTCCCCTCGCTCACCATCGAGGAGAACCTGCAGATGGGGATGTTCCTGCGCCCCAAGCTGTTCGCCGAGCGGCTCGAGTACATCTACGACCTGTTCCCCGTGCTCGGCGACCGCCGCGGCCAGCGTGCCGGGTCGCTCTCGGGCGGCGAGCGCCAGTCGGTCGCCATGGCCCGCGCGCTGATGATGGACCCGAAGGTGCTGCTGCTCGACGAGCCGTCCGCCGGCCTCTCGCCGGTGCGCCAGGACGAGACCTTCATCCGCACCCGCCGCATCAACAAGGCCGGCGTCTCCGTGATCATGGTCGAGCAGAACGCCCGCCGTTGCCTGCAGATCTGCGACCGCGGCTACGTTCTCGACCAGGGGCGCAACGCCTACTCGGGCACCGGCCGCGAGCTTGCGGACGACCCCAAGGTCATCGAGCTCTACCTCGGCACGTTGGCGAAAGACGTCAACGAGTCGCACTGA